From Amycolatopsis sp. YIM 10, the proteins below share one genomic window:
- the dxs gene encoding 1-deoxy-D-xylulose-5-phosphate synthase, which yields MTLLDSVHGPADLKRLEPGELEQLAGEIRDFLVEKVCRTGGHLGPNLGVVELTMALHRVFDSPSDAIVWDVGHQSYVHKIVTGRHPEFDGLRQQGGLTGYPSRAESEHDLVENSHASAALSYVDGLAKAFELGGGGRHAVAVVGDGALTGGMCWEALNNIAAAPHRPVVIVVNDNGRSYSPTIGGLAEHLASLRLRPGYERLLDGGRELLRRTPIVGKPIYAALHAAKAGLKDAVSPQRMFADLGLKYVGPVDGHDLPALEKALQSAKAFGGPVIVHAVTEKGHGYPPAVNHEHDQMHQTDPLDPETGLPPVKGPSWTGVFGDELAAIGEEREDVVAITAAMLRSTGLHKFAEAHPDRWYDVGIAEQHAVASAAGLAMGGMHPVVAIYATFLNRAFDQVLMDVALHRQAVTFVLDRAGITGPDGASHHGMWDLSLLGLVPGMRVAAPRDAVTLREELREAVAVADGPTALRFSRGGVIESVPAVDRLGVVDVLRRPADGAGADVLLVAVGAFAKLGLAAADRLADQGIGVTVVDPRWVLPVPGELTALAEAHRLVVTVEDNGRHGGFGSLLAATLRDADCAVPVRDLAVPQRFLEHGTRDEVLAEVGLTAQDVARRVTEWASNLVGTPAQDAAVKSPQD from the coding sequence GTGACGTTGCTGGATTCCGTGCACGGACCGGCGGACCTGAAGCGGCTGGAACCCGGCGAGCTGGAGCAGCTGGCCGGCGAGATCCGGGACTTCCTGGTCGAGAAGGTGTGCCGGACCGGTGGTCACCTCGGCCCGAACCTGGGCGTGGTGGAGCTGACCATGGCCCTGCACCGGGTCTTCGACTCGCCGTCCGACGCGATCGTCTGGGACGTCGGGCACCAGAGCTACGTGCACAAGATCGTCACCGGCAGGCACCCGGAGTTCGACGGGCTGCGCCAGCAGGGCGGGCTGACCGGCTACCCCTCGCGTGCCGAGAGCGAGCACGACCTGGTGGAGAACAGCCACGCCTCGGCCGCGCTGTCCTATGTGGACGGCCTGGCGAAGGCGTTCGAGCTGGGTGGCGGCGGCAGGCACGCGGTGGCCGTGGTCGGCGACGGCGCGCTGACCGGCGGCATGTGCTGGGAGGCGCTGAACAACATCGCCGCCGCGCCGCACCGGCCGGTGGTGATCGTGGTCAACGACAACGGCCGCTCCTACTCGCCGACCATCGGCGGGCTCGCCGAGCACCTGGCCTCGCTGCGCCTGCGCCCCGGTTACGAGCGGCTGCTCGACGGCGGTCGCGAGCTGCTGCGCCGCACCCCGATCGTGGGCAAGCCGATCTACGCGGCGCTGCACGCGGCCAAGGCCGGGCTCAAGGACGCGGTCAGCCCGCAGCGCATGTTCGCCGACCTCGGCCTCAAGTACGTCGGCCCGGTCGACGGCCACGACCTGCCCGCGCTGGAGAAGGCGCTGCAGAGCGCGAAGGCCTTCGGCGGGCCGGTGATCGTGCACGCGGTGACCGAGAAGGGCCACGGTTACCCGCCCGCGGTCAACCACGAGCACGACCAGATGCACCAGACCGACCCGCTGGACCCGGAGACCGGGCTGCCGCCGGTCAAGGGCCCGAGCTGGACCGGGGTGTTCGGTGACGAGCTGGCCGCCATCGGCGAGGAGCGCGAGGACGTGGTGGCGATCACCGCGGCCATGCTGCGCTCGACCGGGCTGCACAAGTTCGCCGAGGCCCACCCGGACCGCTGGTACGACGTCGGCATCGCCGAGCAGCACGCGGTGGCCTCGGCCGCCGGTCTGGCGATGGGCGGCATGCACCCGGTGGTGGCCATCTACGCCACCTTCCTCAACCGCGCCTTCGACCAGGTGCTGATGGACGTGGCGCTGCACCGGCAGGCGGTCACCTTCGTGCTGGACCGCGCGGGCATCACCGGCCCGGACGGCGCCAGCCACCACGGCATGTGGGACCTGTCGCTGCTGGGCCTGGTGCCCGGAATGCGGGTGGCCGCGCCGCGCGACGCGGTGACCCTGCGCGAGGAGCTGCGGGAGGCGGTGGCCGTCGCCGACGGGCCGACCGCGCTCCGGTTCTCCCGCGGTGGCGTGATCGAGTCGGTGCCCGCGGTGGACCGGCTCGGCGTGGTCGACGTGCTGCGCCGCCCGGCCGACGGCGCCGGGGCGGACGTGCTGCTGGTCGCCGTCGGTGCCTTCGCCAAGCTCGGCCTTGCCGCCGCGGACCGGCTGGCCGACCAGGGCATCGGCGTCACCGTGGTGGACCCGCGGTGGGTGCTGCCGGTGCCCGGTGAGCTGACCGCGCTCGCCGAGGCGCACCGCCTGGTGGTCACCGTCGAGGACAACGGGCGCCACGGCGGCTTCGGCTCGCTGCTGGCGGCCACCCTCCGCGACGCCGACTGCGCGGTGCCGGTGCGGGATCTGGCCGTGCCGCAACGCTTCCTCGAGCACGGCACGCGTGACGAGGTGCTCGCCGAGGTCGGCCTGACCGCGCAGGACGTGGCGCGCCGGGTCACCGAATGGGCGTCGAACCTGGTCGGCACCCCGGCTCAGGACGCCGCGGTGAAGTCCCCTCAGGATTGA